The following are encoded together in the Roseobacter denitrificans OCh 114 genome:
- a CDS encoding SDR family NAD(P)-dependent oxidoreductase, producing the protein MKNVLILGASGGIGAALTAACKARGDVVTGLSRSGDGFDITDDASVAQHLASLSAPFDLIIVATGALEINGAVPEKSIRNVTAQAMLDQFELNAVGPALVLSHAARLLPRDRPSVFAVLSARVGSIGDNKIGGWISYRSAKAAVNQVVRTASIELARTHPQSVCVALHPGTVQTAFTEKYLGRHPSVPASEAAHNLLRVVDGLSAAQTGRFFDWAGKEVAW; encoded by the coding sequence ATGAAAAATGTTTTGATACTTGGGGCGTCCGGCGGGATCGGTGCGGCGCTCACAGCCGCCTGCAAAGCGCGCGGCGACGTGGTTACGGGGCTGTCGCGCAGCGGTGATGGTTTTGATATAACGGATGACGCTTCAGTCGCGCAGCATCTGGCCTCGCTCAGCGCGCCGTTTGATCTGATCATCGTGGCAACAGGGGCCTTGGAAATAAATGGCGCAGTCCCGGAGAAGTCGATCCGGAACGTCACTGCGCAGGCGATGCTGGATCAATTTGAACTCAATGCGGTCGGGCCTGCGCTGGTGCTGAGCCATGCTGCGCGGTTACTGCCCCGCGACCGCCCGTCGGTTTTTGCCGTGCTCTCCGCGCGGGTCGGTTCCATCGGTGACAACAAGATAGGCGGATGGATCAGCTATCGCAGCGCGAAGGCGGCGGTCAATCAGGTGGTGCGCACGGCGTCCATCGAATTGGCACGCACGCATCCGCAGTCCGTTTGTGTGGCCCTGCATCCCGGCACGGTCCAGACGGCCTTTACCGAGAAATACCTCGGCCGGCATCCGTCGGTGCCAGCGTCCGAGGCGGCGCATAACCTGTTGCGCGTCGTCGATGGCTTGTCTGCGGCGCAGACGGGCCGGTTTTTCGACTGGGCAGGCAAGGAGGTTGCGTGGTGA
- a CDS encoding cryptochrome/photolyase family protein — MVSRLVLVLGDQLSESLSALQAGDKSHDTVVMAEVADETSYVQHHPKKIALIFAAMRKFAQHLRNEGWNVAYAQLDDSENAGSIVGELLRRAEQTGAQTVLATEPGEWRLITLLKEAPLRVEVLPDDRFLASHQEFEDWADGRKQLRMEYFYREMRRKTGLLMEGDQPSGGKWNFDHDNRKPAPDEITFDGPLRFEPDDTVQEVLDLVEARFSNHFGRLRPFWFATSRAEALQQLDHFIENGLPKFGDFQDAMLNDNRFLYHGLISTSLNIGLLTPLEVCTAAARAYEQGDAPINAVEGFIRQIIGWREYVRGIYFLEGPDYTGRNVLGQSRDLPDVYWGGKTDMNCMAKAVGQTREEAYAHHIQRLMITGNFGLLAGVDPQQMHEWYLAVYADAFEWVEAPNTVGMSQFADGGIIASKPYVSSGAYINRMSDYCKSCSYKVAQKTGDTACPFNLLYWHFLDRHRARFSNNARMGNMYRTWDRMDAERRETVIAQADALLARLDAGEAI; from the coding sequence GTGGTGAGCCGCCTCGTTCTGGTGCTGGGGGACCAGCTGTCCGAAAGCCTCAGCGCGTTGCAGGCGGGCGACAAGTCGCACGATACTGTTGTGATGGCCGAGGTCGCAGATGAAACCTCCTATGTGCAGCACCACCCGAAAAAGATCGCATTGATCTTTGCGGCCATGCGGAAATTCGCGCAACACCTTCGAAATGAGGGTTGGAACGTTGCCTATGCGCAGCTGGATGACAGCGAAAACGCCGGGTCCATTGTTGGTGAGCTGTTGCGCCGGGCAGAGCAGACCGGGGCGCAAACCGTATTGGCCACAGAGCCGGGGGAGTGGCGTCTCATCACGCTTCTCAAAGAGGCGCCGTTGCGGGTCGAGGTGCTGCCGGATGATCGTTTTCTTGCGTCTCATCAGGAGTTCGAAGACTGGGCCGACGGGCGCAAGCAGTTGCGGATGGAGTATTTCTATCGCGAGATGCGGCGCAAGACGGGTCTGCTGATGGAGGGCGATCAACCCAGCGGCGGCAAGTGGAATTTTGATCACGACAACCGCAAACCGGCACCAGATGAGATTACATTTGACGGGCCACTGCGGTTCGAGCCGGATGACACCGTGCAAGAGGTTCTTGACCTTGTGGAGGCGCGCTTTTCAAATCACTTTGGCAGGCTGCGTCCCTTCTGGTTTGCGACTTCCCGCGCCGAAGCGCTGCAACAGTTGGATCATTTCATCGAAAACGGCCTGCCTAAATTTGGCGATTTTCAGGACGCGATGCTGAACGACAACCGGTTCTTGTATCACGGTCTGATCTCAACTTCGCTGAACATCGGATTGTTGACCCCGCTTGAGGTCTGCACCGCCGCCGCGCGTGCCTATGAACAGGGCGATGCCCCCATCAACGCGGTGGAAGGCTTCATCCGGCAGATCATCGGATGGCGCGAATATGTGCGCGGCATCTATTTTCTGGAAGGGCCCGATTACACAGGCCGCAACGTTCTGGGGCAGAGCCGCGATTTACCGGATGTCTATTGGGGCGGCAAAACGGACATGAACTGCATGGCCAAAGCTGTGGGCCAGACCCGCGAAGAGGCCTATGCCCATCACATCCAACGCTTGATGATCACCGGGAATTTCGGCTTGCTGGCCGGGGTCGACCCGCAGCAGATGCATGAATGGTATCTGGCCGTATACGCGGACGCATTCGAATGGGTCGAAGCGCCCAACACTGTCGGTATGAGCCAGTTTGCCGACGGGGGTATCATCGCCTCCAAACCCTATGTCAGCAGCGGTGCCTATATCAATCGCATGTCGGATTACTGCAAATCCTGCAGTTATAAAGTGGCACAGAAAACCGGCGACACGGCCTGCCCGTTCAACCTGCTTTATTGGCATTTTCTGGACCGTCACCGCGCGCGTTTTTCCAATAACGCGCGGATGGGCAACATGTATCGTACATGGGACCGGATGGATGCCGAAAGACGCGAGACGGTGATTGCGCAGGCGGATGCGCTGTTGGCGCGCCTCGACGCGGGCGAGGCCATCTGA
- a CDS encoding MORN repeat-containing protein, translating to MTLRRLSLCLALLPLPLLAQDGETQTKQYEDGGVYEGTFKGGVQHGTGTYKLPNGYEYTGQWVDGEIKGEGIARFPNGSVYEGLFAKGKPEGFGRITFADGGTYEGEWQGGAIMGRGIALYANGVRYEGSFRNAKHHGKGTMQSPGGYEYQGDWVDGVKQGMGTITYPDGAVYEGSVANGKREGEGTLTMPDGLIYVGLWRDGQIDGTGKLTQANGDVYEGQLVAGRREGTGKVTYANGDTYEGEFANDLREGQGTFIAQDGYKYVGSWVAGEIEGEGRVTYPDGSVYVGSLSAGQADGQGLITYPDGSTYEGEWKDGVIDGVGKAVYANGVVYEGGFRNARNHGQGVMTYADGYRYEGEWLDGQRHGQGTATYPDGTVYTGGFAGGQRDGQGRIDMPSGFSYVGAWVSGEIEGIGVATYANGDVYEGMFRAGKRQGTGTMRYATGEENSGEWENGILKDGG from the coding sequence ATGACACTTCGCCGCCTGAGCCTTTGCCTTGCCCTATTGCCCCTGCCGCTTTTGGCGCAGGACGGCGAGACACAAACCAAACAATACGAAGACGGTGGTGTCTATGAGGGGACATTCAAAGGCGGGGTGCAGCATGGCACGGGCACCTACAAACTGCCCAATGGTTATGAATACACCGGCCAGTGGGTTGATGGGGAAATCAAGGGCGAGGGTATTGCCCGTTTCCCGAACGGGTCGGTTTACGAAGGGCTTTTCGCGAAAGGAAAACCCGAAGGCTTTGGCCGGATCACCTTTGCCGATGGCGGCACCTATGAGGGCGAATGGCAAGGTGGCGCGATCATGGGGCGCGGCATCGCGCTTTATGCAAACGGCGTGCGCTATGAGGGCAGCTTTCGCAACGCCAAACATCACGGCAAGGGCACGATGCAAAGCCCCGGTGGATATGAGTATCAGGGCGACTGGGTGGATGGCGTCAAACAGGGCATGGGCACGATCACCTACCCGGATGGGGCCGTTTACGAGGGCAGCGTCGCCAATGGAAAGCGCGAAGGCGAAGGCACGCTGACCATGCCGGACGGGCTGATCTACGTGGGCCTGTGGCGCGATGGGCAGATCGACGGCACCGGCAAGCTGACGCAGGCCAATGGCGATGTCTACGAGGGGCAACTGGTGGCAGGGCGTCGCGAGGGCACCGGCAAGGTGACATACGCCAATGGCGATACCTATGAAGGCGAATTCGCCAATGATCTGCGCGAGGGCCAGGGGACCTTCATCGCGCAGGACGGCTATAAATATGTCGGGTCATGGGTTGCCGGCGAAATCGAAGGCGAAGGTCGCGTGACCTATCCTGACGGCTCGGTCTATGTGGGGTCGTTGTCCGCAGGACAGGCGGATGGTCAGGGGCTGATCACCTACCCCGATGGCTCCACCTATGAGGGCGAGTGGAAGGACGGGGTGATCGACGGCGTAGGCAAGGCGGTATATGCAAATGGCGTCGTCTATGAGGGCGGTTTCCGAAATGCCCGCAACCACGGGCAAGGCGTGATGACCTATGCGGATGGGTATCGCTATGAGGGCGAATGGCTGGACGGGCAACGCCATGGCCAAGGCACCGCCACCTATCCGGATGGGACCGTTTACACCGGCGGCTTTGCGGGTGGGCAGCGGGACGGGCAAGGCCGTATCGATATGCCTTCCGGTTTTTCCTATGTCGGGGCATGGGTCAGCGGCGAGATCGAAGGCATCGGTGTTGCGACCTACGCAAACGGCGATGTCTACGAAGGCATGTTCCGCGCCGGAAAACGGCAAGGGACCGGCACCATGCGCTATGCAACGGGCGAGGAAAACTCCGGCGAATGGGAAAACGGCATCCTGAAAGACGGCGGGTAG
- a CDS encoding NAD+ synthase: MADRFRITLGQMNPTVGDLAGNAALAREVWEAGKTAGADLVALPEMFITGYNAQDLVMKPAFQLDVARHVDRLAQDCADGPTLAIGAPWVEGTRLYNAYLILKGGKIVSQVLKHHLPNETVFDEVRIFDAGPLGGPYSVGNSRVGSPICEDAWHEDVAETLAETGAEFLLVPNGSPYYRGKFDTRLNHMVARVIETELPLIYLNMVGGQDDQVFDGASFGLNPGGNLAVQLPVFDEAVAHVDLERGPQGWRIVEGEKAHHPDAWEQDYRVMVQALRDYCRKTGFGKVLLGLSGGVDSALVAAIAVDALGAQNVRCVMLPSEYTSAESLEDAEAVAKALGCHYDYVPITEGRAAIEQTLAPLFEGRGADLTEENIQSRLRGLLLMAMSNKFGEMLLTTGNKSEVAVGYATIYGDMAGGYNPIKDLYKTRVFETCRWRNKTHRDWMKGPQGEVITPRVIDKPPSAELRADQKDSDSLPDYPELDRLLEILVDRNGSIEDCVAAGSDVETARKIEHLIYISEYKRFQSAPGARLTKGAFWLDRRYPIVNRWRDRG; the protein is encoded by the coding sequence ATGGCGGATCGTTTTCGAATTACTCTGGGTCAGATGAACCCGACGGTGGGCGATCTGGCCGGTAACGCCGCACTCGCGCGCGAGGTCTGGGAAGCGGGCAAAACCGCCGGGGCCGATCTCGTCGCGCTGCCCGAGATGTTCATCACAGGCTATAACGCGCAGGATCTGGTGATGAAGCCCGCGTTTCAACTGGATGTGGCGCGACACGTCGACAGGCTGGCGCAAGACTGTGCGGACGGGCCGACGCTGGCCATCGGTGCCCCATGGGTTGAAGGTACGCGGCTGTACAATGCCTACCTGATCCTGAAGGGCGGCAAAATCGTCAGTCAGGTGCTCAAGCACCATCTGCCCAATGAGACTGTTTTTGACGAAGTACGCATTTTTGATGCCGGACCGCTTGGTGGGCCCTATTCCGTGGGCAATTCACGCGTTGGCAGCCCGATCTGCGAAGACGCGTGGCACGAGGATGTGGCGGAAACGCTGGCAGAAACCGGGGCCGAGTTTTTACTCGTGCCCAATGGATCGCCCTATTATCGCGGGAAATTCGACACCCGCCTGAACCACATGGTGGCCCGCGTCATCGAAACCGAATTGCCGCTGATCTACCTCAATATGGTGGGCGGTCAGGACGATCAGGTGTTTGACGGGGCCAGTTTCGGGCTGAACCCCGGCGGCAATCTGGCGGTGCAACTGCCGGTTTTCGATGAGGCGGTCGCACATGTCGATCTTGAACGCGGGCCTCAAGGGTGGCGGATTGTTGAGGGGGAAAAAGCACATCATCCGGATGCCTGGGAGCAGGATTACCGCGTGATGGTGCAGGCGCTGCGCGATTATTGCCGCAAGACAGGGTTTGGCAAAGTGCTGCTCGGGCTGTCGGGCGGGGTCGATTCCGCCCTTGTTGCGGCCATTGCGGTTGATGCCTTGGGGGCGCAGAACGTGCGTTGCGTGATGCTGCCGTCGGAATACACTTCGGCGGAATCGCTGGAGGATGCCGAGGCCGTCGCGAAGGCGCTCGGGTGTCACTATGATTACGTGCCGATCACCGAAGGGCGCGCCGCCATTGAACAGACTTTGGCACCGCTTTTCGAGGGGCGCGGCGCGGATTTGACCGAGGAAAACATCCAATCCCGGCTGCGGGGCTTGTTGTTGATGGCCATGTCCAACAAGTTCGGCGAGATGCTCTTGACCACCGGGAATAAATCCGAGGTGGCCGTGGGTTATGCGACCATCTATGGCGACATGGCGGGCGGGTATAATCCGATCAAGGACCTCTACAAAACCCGCGTGTTTGAGACCTGTCGGTGGCGCAACAAGACCCACCGTGACTGGATGAAAGGCCCGCAGGGCGAGGTGATCACGCCGCGCGTGATTGACAAACCGCCCTCCGCCGAGCTGCGCGCAGATCAAAAAGACAGTGACAGCCTGCCTGATTACCCGGAACTGGACCGGCTGCTTGAGATACTGGTCGACCGGAATGGCTCCATCGAGGATTGTGTCGCCGCAGGCAGTGATGTGGAGACGGCCAGGAAGATCGAACACCTGATTTATATCAGTGAATACAAACGGTTCCAGTCCGCACCGGGTGCGCGTCTGACCAAAGGGGCGTTCTGGCTGGACCGTCGCTATCCGATTGTGAACCGCTGGCGGGACCGGGGCTGA
- a CDS encoding alpha/beta hydrolase family esterase, with protein sequence MILRGLFLFALAFFAFPAAACGPDSDCMIGERHYRIALPQGYDASVPVPAIVFAHGYRGSARGVMRNRSLRALASDLGAALIAVKSGDQDWVIPNAPRHLDTDGAAEFAYFDAVLSDAATRFAIDRDRIVATGFSAGGMMVWNLACARPDMFAGFVPIAGTYWLKPPATCAAPAASIIHIHGDQDKTVPLLGRPIGPTKQGEVPAALDMYEAFGGFGSASAVQYGGLSCKEQRNETGELLAFCLFRGGHSFRTEHLRHGWEQLQKAGQL encoded by the coding sequence ATGATCTTGCGCGGTTTGTTTTTGTTCGCACTGGCGTTCTTTGCCTTTCCGGCGGCGGCCTGTGGGCCTGACAGCGATTGTATGATTGGTGAGCGGCACTACCGCATTGCATTGCCGCAAGGCTATGACGCCAGCGTGCCGGTGCCAGCCATCGTCTTTGCGCATGGCTATCGTGGCTCTGCGCGGGGTGTCATGCGCAACCGGTCCCTGCGGGCACTGGCCTCTGACCTCGGGGCGGCGCTGATTGCGGTCAAATCAGGCGATCAGGACTGGGTGATCCCGAATGCCCCGCGTCATCTTGATACAGACGGCGCGGCCGAATTCGCCTATTTCGACGCGGTGCTGAGCGATGCGGCAACCCGGTTTGCCATTGATAGGGACCGCATTGTCGCCACCGGGTTCAGCGCCGGGGGCATGATGGTGTGGAACCTCGCCTGCGCGCGGCCTGACATGTTCGCGGGGTTCGTGCCGATTGCGGGAACCTATTGGTTGAAACCTCCGGCGACCTGTGCGGCTCCTGCGGCCAGCATCATCCACATCCACGGGGATCAGGACAAGACGGTGCCCTTGCTGGGCCGCCCGATTGGCCCGACCAAACAGGGCGAAGTGCCCGCAGCACTTGATATGTACGAGGCGTTTGGCGGTTTCGGCAGCGCCAGTGCCGTGCAATATGGCGGGCTAAGCTGCAAGGAGCAGCGCAATGAGACCGGTGAACTTCTGGCGTTCTGCCTGTTCAGGGGCGGGCATTCGTTTCGCACCGAGCATCTGCGCCATGGTTGGGAGCAATTGCAAAAGGCAGGGCAGCTGTAA
- a CDS encoding MBL fold metallo-hydrolase — translation MSNTPKISRRTALASAAALPLAAVTARTGYAAPPITGAQMSPFQRLKVGGFDVTTLLAGTVPRDDPHSIFGLNVDKETFDSVSAAANLPTDKAQFFFTPTVVNTGSELVLFDTGLSGVGTVAALEAAGYTADLIDVVVLTHMHGDHIGGMTLEDGSPTFANARYVTGRIEYDAWAAQDNDRFKSKVVPFAEKMTFLEDGGTVASGLTAMGAFGHTPGHMNYMIESEGTQLYLGADFANHYIWSLGHPDWEVKFDMDKPAAAAMRRKILDMLAADKVAFVGYHMPWPGVGYVETRDSGFTYVPHSYQLML, via the coding sequence ATGTCCAACACACCCAAGATTTCGCGCCGCACGGCACTCGCCAGCGCGGCTGCCTTGCCGCTCGCTGCCGTCACAGCCCGAACAGGCTACGCCGCGCCCCCGATCACCGGCGCGCAGATGTCACCCTTCCAGCGGCTCAAGGTCGGCGGGTTTGACGTCACCACGCTCTTGGCTGGCACCGTGCCGCGCGATGATCCGCACAGTATTTTCGGCCTGAACGTAGACAAAGAGACCTTTGACAGCGTCTCTGCCGCTGCAAACCTGCCCACGGACAAGGCGCAGTTTTTCTTTACGCCGACGGTTGTAAATACCGGCAGCGAACTGGTCTTGTTTGACACCGGCCTCTCCGGCGTCGGCACCGTGGCAGCGCTGGAAGCGGCTGGCTACACCGCGGATCTGATCGACGTGGTTGTTTTGACCCACATGCACGGCGATCATATTGGCGGCATGACGCTTGAGGATGGCAGCCCAACCTTTGCCAATGCGCGCTATGTGACCGGGCGCATCGAATATGACGCCTGGGCCGCACAAGACAATGACCGCTTCAAATCCAAGGTTGTTCCCTTCGCCGAGAAGATGACCTTCCTCGAAGATGGTGGTACGGTTGCCTCAGGGCTGACAGCAATGGGCGCTTTCGGTCACACGCCCGGTCACATGAACTACATGATCGAAAGCGAGGGCACGCAGCTTTACCTCGGCGCGGATTTCGCCAACCACTACATCTGGTCCCTCGGGCATCCAGACTGGGAGGTGAAATTCGACATGGATAAACCCGCCGCCGCCGCGATGCGTCGCAAAATCCTGGACATGCTTGCCGCGGATAAGGTTGCATTTGTGGGCTATCACATGCCCTGGCCCGGCGTCGGGTATGTCGAAACCAGAGACAGCGGGTTCACCTATGTGCCGCACAGCTACCAGCTGATGCTCTGA
- the gltX gene encoding glutamate--tRNA ligase, with protein sequence MTTTRFAPSPTGYIHIGNLRTALMNYLIARKAGGTFILRIDDTDPERSKEEYVDGIKQDLEWLGLHWDRIERQSLRLDRYAQAADKLRDMGRFYEAFETPTELDLKRKKQLNMGKPPVYDRAALELSDAEKDALRAERGAGVWRFKLERERIEWADGILGDISIDAASVSDPVLIRGDGQILYTLASVVDDTEMGVTNVVRGSDHVTNTATQIQIINALGGTVPDFAHHSLLTGPQGEALSKRLGTLALRDLRENGVQPAALLSLMARLGSSDPVELQTDMADLIEGFDISRFGSAPTKFDADDLYPLTARYLAGLPLADVAGDLSAAGVPDDMAAQFWDVTRENITTLKDIGPWWTLMRDGAEPQIDDEDREFVAEALALLPDGPFDATTWGTWTAAVKEKTGRKGRALFMPLRKALTGQSHGPDMSGLMPLLQVVKARR encoded by the coding sequence ATGACCACCACCCGTTTCGCCCCGTCGCCCACCGGCTACATCCATATCGGTAACCTGCGCACGGCTTTGATGAACTACCTGATCGCGCGCAAGGCGGGCGGTACGTTCATCCTGCGCATTGACGATACAGACCCCGAAAGGTCCAAAGAGGAATATGTCGATGGCATCAAGCAAGACCTTGAATGGCTCGGCTTGCATTGGGACCGCATCGAGCGTCAGTCGCTGCGCCTTGATCGTTATGCGCAGGCCGCTGACAAACTGCGGGACATGGGGCGGTTTTACGAGGCTTTCGAGACACCGACCGAACTGGACCTCAAGCGCAAGAAACAACTGAACATGGGCAAACCGCCGGTCTATGACCGGGCTGCACTGGAGTTGTCGGATGCTGAAAAGGACGCCTTGCGCGCCGAACGCGGTGCGGGTGTTTGGCGGTTCAAGCTTGAGCGGGAACGCATTGAATGGGCCGATGGCATTCTGGGCGACATTTCGATTGATGCGGCCTCCGTCTCCGATCCGGTGCTTATTCGCGGGGATGGTCAGATCCTCTATACGCTGGCCTCCGTGGTGGATGACACGGAGATGGGTGTGACGAATGTGGTGCGCGGCTCGGATCATGTAACCAATACCGCGACACAAATTCAGATCATCAACGCGCTAGGCGGCACGGTTCCCGACTTCGCGCATCACTCGCTGCTGACCGGCCCGCAGGGCGAGGCGTTGTCAAAACGTCTGGGCACGCTGGCCCTGCGCGATCTGCGCGAAAACGGTGTGCAGCCCGCAGCCTTGCTGAGCCTGATGGCGCGGCTTGGTTCCAGCGACCCGGTCGAGTTGCAAACCGACATGGCCGACCTGATCGAGGGGTTTGACATCTCGCGCTTTGGCTCCGCACCGACGAAATTCGATGCCGATGATCTTTATCCGCTGACCGCGCGCTATCTGGCGGGTCTGCCTCTGGCCGATGTGGCGGGTGATCTGTCCGCAGCGGGCGTACCCGATGACATGGCGGCACAATTCTGGGATGTGACGCGCGAGAATATCACCACGCTCAAGGATATTGGCCCGTGGTGGACCCTGATGCGCGATGGTGCGGAGCCGCAGATCGACGACGAAGACCGCGAATTTGTCGCCGAGGCGCTGGCGCTTTTGCCGGACGGCCCCTTTGATGCGACGACCTGGGGCACATGGACCGCCGCCGTCAAGGAAAAGACCGGGCGCAAGGGGCGCGCATTGTTCATGCCGCTGCGCAAGGCCCTGACAGGTCAGAGCCACGGGCCGGACATGTCGGGGCTGATGCCGCTGTTGCAGGTCGTCAAGGCCCGCCGATGA
- a CDS encoding MATE family efflux transporter — MAEAQAKFLTGNLFRHVSVMSLTSSVGLMAIFVVDFIDMIFIAMLGKAELAAAVGYAATVLFFTTSFGIGMAIAAGALVARALGAGDAQLASERKTHALTYGAVFGVIFAALVWMNLAPIVDLLGATGRTAELAVQYLRIVVPSLPFLMIGMMGGAILRAHGDARRAMMATIYGGLVNAVLDPILIFGLNLELTGAALASVAARIVIAVTAIMQIVRHYGGVGRPHPHGLLRDLPPIAAIAFPAVLTQLATPVGQAIVTRAMAEFGEAAVAGMAIVGRLSPLAFGLIFALSGAVGPILGQNYGARNFERVQAGLTSALLFTALVSVVVSCVLFALRNPIADLFLARGITRDLVFLFCGPLSLLFFFNGVLFVANATFNNLGHPFFSTFLNWGRNTVGMIPLVLLGSSFFGAQGVLVGQAVAGVIFGLLAWWLARRVIARAPQEIAAAEAKPSEFGRQGRLMSLLYLRR, encoded by the coding sequence ATGGCTGAGGCGCAGGCGAAATTCCTGACGGGGAACCTGTTTCGCCATGTTTCAGTGATGTCACTGACCTCATCCGTGGGGTTGATGGCGATTTTCGTGGTCGATTTCATCGACATGATTTTTATCGCGATGCTGGGCAAGGCGGAACTGGCCGCCGCCGTGGGCTATGCGGCGACGGTGCTGTTTTTTACCACGTCTTTCGGGATCGGCATGGCGATTGCCGCCGGGGCGCTGGTGGCGCGCGCACTTGGTGCCGGTGATGCGCAACTCGCATCAGAGCGCAAGACCCATGCGCTGACCTATGGCGCGGTTTTTGGCGTCATTTTCGCAGCACTGGTCTGGATGAACCTCGCCCCGATTGTGGATTTGTTGGGGGCAACGGGGCGCACGGCCGAGCTTGCGGTGCAGTATTTGCGGATTGTCGTGCCCAGCCTGCCGTTTCTGATGATCGGCATGATGGGGGGTGCGATTTTGCGCGCGCATGGGGATGCTCGCCGGGCGATGATGGCGACGATTTATGGCGGGTTGGTCAATGCCGTGCTCGATCCCATTCTGATCTTTGGCCTCAATCTGGAACTTACCGGTGCCGCTCTGGCGTCAGTCGCTGCGCGCATAGTCATTGCGGTCACGGCGATCATGCAGATTGTGCGGCATTACGGTGGTGTCGGGCGGCCCCATCCGCATGGTCTGCTGCGGGATTTGCCCCCGATTGCCGCGATTGCCTTCCCCGCCGTTCTGACGCAGCTTGCCACCCCGGTCGGACAGGCCATCGTGACCCGCGCCATGGCCGAGTTTGGCGAAGCCGCCGTTGCCGGAATGGCGATTGTCGGACGGCTCAGTCCGCTGGCCTTTGGCTTGATCTTTGCCCTGTCCGGGGCTGTCGGGCCGATCCTCGGGCAGAACTACGGCGCGCGCAATTTCGAGCGTGTGCAAGCAGGTCTGACATCTGCCTTGCTCTTTACGGCACTTGTCAGCGTTGTCGTTTCATGCGTGCTTTTCGCCTTGCGCAACCCGATTGCCGATCTCTTTCTGGCGCGCGGGATTACGCGGGACCTTGTCTTTTTGTTCTGTGGCCCGCTGTCGCTGTTGTTCTTTTTCAACGGAGTGTTGTTCGTGGCCAATGCGACGTTCAACAACCTGGGCCATCCTTTTTTTTCGACCTTCCTCAACTGGGGGCGCAACACTGTGGGCATGATCCCTCTTGTGCTGCTGGGGTCCAGCTTTTTCGGAGCGCAGGGGGTTCTGGTCGGGCAGGCCGTGGCTGGTGTGATTTTTGGTCTGCTGGCTTGGTGGCTGGCGCGGCGCGTGATTGCCCGCGCGCCGCAGGAAATCGCCGCGGCAGAGGCGAAACCCTCAGAATTTGGGCGGCAGGGTCGCCTCATGTCGCTCTTGTATCTGCGCCGATAA
- a CDS encoding gamma-glutamylcyclotransferase family protein, translating into MNDPYFFGYGSLVNTKSHDYPNPQPATLRGWRRAWVATPRYGVVLLTGVPAPGHRIDGLIAHVPGADWAALDAREGGYARLPASEHVDHALPHQPEIAVYAVAPEDMTDNNSHRILLSYLDVVVQGFHEVYGDSGVRHFFDTTDNWHTPILNDRADPIYPRHQKLTRAQTALVDDNLDRLSAQIQERHEATLPPKF; encoded by the coding sequence ATGAACGACCCCTACTTCTTTGGCTATGGCAGCCTTGTGAATACCAAAAGCCACGACTATCCGAACCCGCAGCCCGCGACACTGCGCGGGTGGCGCAGGGCATGGGTTGCCACGCCCCGCTACGGTGTTGTTCTGCTGACTGGCGTGCCGGCACCGGGGCATCGTATCGACGGGCTGATTGCACATGTGCCCGGCGCCGATTGGGCAGCCCTTGATGCACGCGAGGGCGGGTATGCCCGCCTGCCGGCCTCAGAGCACGTGGATCACGCGCTGCCACACCAGCCCGAGATCGCCGTTTATGCCGTGGCCCCGGAAGATATGACCGATAACAACAGCCACCGCATCCTGCTCAGCTATCTTGATGTCGTGGTTCAGGGGTTCCACGAGGTCTACGGCGACTCCGGTGTGCGGCATTTCTTTGACACAACGGACAATTGGCACACGCCCATCCTCAACGACCGCGCCGATCCTATCTATCCGCGCCACCAAAAGCTAACGCGGGCACAGACCGCGCTGGTCGATGACAACCTCGATCGTTTATCGGCGCAGATACAAGAGCGACATGAGGCGACCCTGCCGCCCAAATTCTGA